From the genome of Gemmatimonas phototrophica, one region includes:
- the pheT gene encoding phenylalanine--tRNA ligase subunit beta, with amino-acid sequence MIVSHEWLKQFVPHTHSAQDIGEALSRHCVTLDNIETLGAHLSSFVVAQVVEAARHPNSDHLWVTKVDDGSGTLLDVVCGAPNVVAGNKYPFARTGTVMPGGLKIEKRKIRGETSNGMLCSARELGLGEEHNGILTLETNVPPGTPILEVLPVGDARLDLDVLPNRPDLLSHVGLAREISALTNTPLRALPADLQAPPVLGDTLCGATMVQGTHASVTLADPQSCPRYVAVVIKGVQVGPSPEWLQKRLDAIGARSISNVVDATNYVLHGLGQPVHAFDLAKLESRAIVVRQTREGERIVTLDGTERPLVAGTTCICDGASPVALAGVMGGLHSEVTTDTTDILLEVAVFDARFVRRVRKTVGLNTDASYRYERGIDAGNTAEVARMAAALITQVAGGTVVEVLDVGSAPASRAPVMLRPARLARLLGVAIPVDEIVRRLESLGCVVSTQGEALAVQAPTWRHDLLLEVDLIEEVARLVGFDALPDELRPFRPGSAPDHPLHLASRRVRDALVGVGLAETRPMPFTASGGDDTPRVRNPLAEDEPFLRGSILDTLARRAEYNLSHMQGNLRLFEIGNVFTPRAGRLPLEEVRVGALIMGARRPAHFTEPNPPVFDMWDAKELAERIAASAFPGRPVQLVGASVPVLWTITVPEVGVVGRVEAVALDKPVWATDAWGVEVTLGEISSQDIAEPRAHAHAPADRESGATRAVRFVPLPTTPAAEFDLALLVPDGIAASTVESALRTGGGELLERVQLFDEFRGPGVPDGVRSLAWRLTWRHPERTLRDKEIEGRRSRLLELLDKELGIRPRAT; translated from the coding sequence ATGATCGTCTCGCACGAGTGGCTCAAACAGTTCGTTCCGCACACGCACTCCGCGCAGGACATTGGTGAGGCGCTCAGTCGCCATTGCGTGACCCTCGACAACATCGAGACGCTTGGCGCCCATCTGTCCTCGTTCGTTGTGGCGCAGGTGGTGGAAGCCGCGCGGCATCCGAACTCCGATCACCTCTGGGTGACGAAAGTTGACGACGGCAGTGGAACGCTGCTCGATGTCGTGTGCGGGGCCCCCAACGTGGTGGCCGGCAACAAGTATCCGTTTGCCCGCACCGGTACCGTGATGCCGGGTGGCCTCAAGATCGAGAAGCGCAAGATCCGCGGCGAGACGTCGAACGGCATGCTCTGTTCGGCGCGCGAGTTGGGCCTGGGTGAAGAGCACAACGGCATCCTGACCCTCGAGACCAACGTTCCGCCGGGGACGCCCATTCTTGAGGTGCTGCCGGTGGGCGATGCACGCCTCGATCTTGATGTGCTGCCGAATCGCCCCGACCTGTTGTCACACGTCGGACTGGCGCGGGAGATCAGTGCGCTCACGAACACGCCGCTTCGGGCCCTGCCAGCGGATCTGCAGGCACCACCGGTTTTGGGTGATACGCTGTGCGGCGCCACGATGGTGCAGGGCACGCATGCCTCTGTGACCCTGGCGGACCCCCAGAGCTGCCCTCGCTACGTGGCGGTGGTCATCAAGGGGGTGCAGGTAGGGCCCAGTCCCGAGTGGCTGCAAAAGCGACTGGATGCAATTGGGGCGCGGAGCATCAGCAACGTGGTCGATGCGACCAATTATGTCCTGCATGGGTTGGGGCAGCCGGTACACGCGTTCGACCTGGCCAAACTCGAGAGCCGGGCCATTGTGGTGCGCCAAACGCGCGAGGGCGAGCGGATCGTCACGCTGGACGGGACGGAACGCCCGCTGGTCGCCGGGACCACCTGCATCTGTGACGGGGCTTCTCCAGTGGCCCTGGCTGGGGTCATGGGTGGGCTGCACAGCGAAGTCACCACGGATACCACCGACATTCTGTTGGAAGTGGCGGTGTTTGACGCGCGCTTCGTGCGGCGCGTGCGCAAGACCGTGGGGCTGAACACCGATGCCAGCTATCGCTACGAACGTGGGATCGACGCCGGTAATACGGCCGAGGTAGCCCGCATGGCGGCGGCACTCATTACGCAGGTCGCCGGTGGGACGGTGGTGGAAGTCCTCGACGTTGGCTCGGCACCCGCCAGCCGCGCTCCGGTCATGCTTCGGCCAGCGCGTCTGGCGCGCCTGTTGGGAGTGGCAATCCCGGTGGACGAGATCGTCCGTCGTCTGGAGTCGTTGGGATGCGTCGTATCGACCCAGGGAGAGGCGTTGGCGGTGCAGGCACCCACGTGGCGTCATGATCTCTTGCTGGAGGTCGATCTCATTGAAGAGGTCGCGCGCCTGGTCGGATTTGATGCGCTCCCCGATGAGCTGCGCCCGTTCCGTCCGGGATCTGCGCCCGACCATCCGCTCCATCTGGCGTCACGTCGGGTGCGCGATGCGCTGGTCGGCGTGGGACTCGCGGAAACGCGTCCAATGCCCTTTACCGCGTCGGGCGGCGACGACACGCCTCGCGTGCGCAATCCGCTCGCGGAGGATGAACCGTTTCTCCGCGGGTCGATCTTGGATACGCTCGCGCGCCGTGCGGAATACAACCTCTCGCACATGCAGGGCAACCTGCGGCTGTTCGAAATCGGCAACGTGTTCACGCCCCGGGCCGGTCGATTGCCCCTCGAGGAAGTGCGGGTGGGCGCGCTCATCATGGGGGCACGTCGCCCGGCGCACTTTACGGAGCCCAATCCTCCCGTCTTCGATATGTGGGATGCCAAGGAGCTGGCCGAGCGCATTGCGGCGTCGGCTTTCCCCGGGCGCCCCGTGCAGCTCGTTGGCGCTTCCGTGCCCGTGCTGTGGACGATCACGGTGCCTGAGGTAGGGGTGGTCGGACGGGTGGAGGCCGTGGCGCTGGACAAGCCGGTTTGGGCAACAGACGCCTGGGGGGTGGAAGTGACCCTGGGGGAGATCTCCTCGCAGGACATCGCCGAGCCCCGCGCGCACGCCCATGCGCCGGCGGATCGTGAGTCGGGAGCCACCAGGGCCGTTCGTTTTGTTCCGCTCCCTACAACGCCGGCGGCGGAGTTCGACCTGGCTCTCCTGGTCCCTGACGGCATAGCGGCCTCGACCGTGGAGTCCGCGCTGCGGACCGGCGGCGGCGAGCTGCTGGAACGTGTTCAGCTGTTCGACGAATTCCGGGGCCCCGGTGTTCCGGATGGGGTGCGGAGTCTGGCCTGGCGGTTGACGTGGCGACACCCGGAGCGCACCCTCCGGGACAAGGAGATTGAGGGGCGCCGATCCCGCCTCCTGGAGCTTCTCGACAAGGAACTGGGTATCCGTCCTCGTGCGACCTGA
- a CDS encoding phenylalanine--tRNA ligase subunit alpha has translation MILSDYLAQADALALECRALLDGLDPATRLDVAKGQLNALKDERLAALQGALRALPPEDRRTAGGAFNTLKTSIQDALEAFGARQGAAAGPAAFDASMPARQSWRGSLHPVTLVIDEICEIFRELGFTIALGPEAETEWYNFGALNFPADHPAMELHDTLYLGDDTLLRTHTSPVQVRTLQRFAPPVRVLAPGQVYRRDFFDATHAPAFMQLEGLAVDEDISFVDLKATLAEFARRFYGSSRRVRFGPSYFPFVEPGAQMDVEVDLGDGKGLRWVEILGCGMVHPNVIEAAGLDSEKYTGWAFGMGPARIAMSRYGVNDIRVLYDSDVRFLEQFAR, from the coding sequence GTGATCCTCTCCGATTATCTCGCGCAAGCCGATGCGCTCGCGCTCGAATGCCGTGCGCTGTTGGACGGGCTCGACCCGGCCACCCGGCTTGATGTCGCCAAGGGCCAGCTGAACGCGCTCAAGGACGAGCGGCTTGCCGCGCTTCAGGGCGCGTTGCGCGCGCTGCCGCCCGAGGATCGGCGAACCGCTGGCGGGGCATTCAATACCCTCAAGACGTCCATTCAGGACGCCCTTGAGGCCTTTGGGGCGCGGCAAGGCGCCGCGGCCGGCCCGGCGGCGTTTGATGCCAGCATGCCCGCGCGTCAGTCGTGGCGGGGGTCGTTGCATCCGGTCACCCTCGTCATCGACGAGATCTGCGAAATCTTCCGCGAGCTGGGCTTCACGATTGCCCTCGGGCCGGAAGCGGAAACGGAATGGTACAATTTCGGGGCCCTCAACTTCCCCGCCGATCACCCGGCCATGGAGTTGCACGATACGCTGTATCTGGGCGACGACACGCTGCTGCGGACGCACACTTCGCCCGTACAGGTCCGCACGTTGCAGCGCTTTGCGCCGCCGGTGCGTGTGCTCGCACCGGGGCAGGTGTATCGGCGCGATTTCTTCGACGCCACCCACGCCCCGGCGTTCATGCAGCTGGAAGGATTGGCGGTGGACGAAGACATCAGCTTCGTGGATCTCAAGGCGACGCTGGCCGAGTTTGCGCGTCGCTTCTATGGCTCGTCGCGTCGCGTGCGCTTTGGGCCCTCGTATTTCCCCTTCGTCGAACCGGGCGCCCAAATGGACGTCGAGGTCGATCTGGGAGACGGGAAGGGGCTGCGGTGGGTGGAGATTCTGGGGTGCGGCATGGTGCATCCCAACGTGATCGAAGCCGCCGGACTCGATAGTGAGAAGTACACGGGCTGGGCCTTCGGCATGGGCCCCGCCCGCATCGCCATGTCCCGTTATGGCGTCAACGACATCCGCGTTCTCTACGATTCCGACGTCCGTTTCCTGGAGCAGTTCGCTCGATGA
- the rplT gene encoding 50S ribosomal protein L20, producing the protein MPRVKSNVVRLKRKKQILKHAKGAFGGRSKLWKAAKETVERGWRYAYRDRKNKKRDFRRLWIVRINAAARLHDMSYSAFINGLHAAGLEIDRKVLSDLAIREPEAFAAIAEQARKALEAKAAA; encoded by the coding sequence ATGCCACGCGTAAAATCAAACGTTGTTCGCCTGAAGCGTAAAAAGCAGATCCTCAAGCATGCCAAGGGCGCCTTCGGTGGCCGCTCCAAGCTGTGGAAGGCTGCCAAGGAAACCGTGGAGCGCGGCTGGCGCTACGCGTACCGCGACCGCAAGAACAAGAAGCGCGACTTTCGTCGCCTCTGGATCGTGCGTATCAACGCCGCGGCGCGCCTGCACGACATGTCGTACAGCGCGTTCATCAACGGGCTGCATGCGGCTGGCCTCGAGATCGACCGCAAGGTGCTTTCCGATCTCGCCATCCGTGAGCCCGAAGCCTTTGCCGCCATTGCCGAACAGGCGCGCAAGGCCCTCGAAGCGAAAGCGGCCGCGTAA